TGTGGCCACGAGGTCCCGGTCGAGGTCGGCCGCCGCGGCGTCGGCCCCGACCATGACCGTGCGGTCGTCGACGTAGTCGCTGGTCCGACAGACGTGGCTGCGCTCGCTCTCGAAGGTCAGGTCGGGATCGCCCCGGCCAGTCACGGTCGCACGCTCGCCGCCGGCCTCGATCGTGGCCGTGATGGTGGCGTCGGGGTCCCGACAGGCCGCGACGAACTCCGGATCGAAGTCGGCGGGGACGCGGTCGGCCTCGACGGCCAGGATGCAGTCCCCGGCCGGCGTCAGGTAGTCGTCTCCGGTCACCTCGAGCGTGCTCGCGTGCTCGGCGCTGACGTGTTCGTGGCCGCGCGCGCGGACGGCTTCTTCCATACCACGCCCTTTCCGACACCCGTACTTCAACGAGTCGACTCGGACGCGACGGTCACCGTGACAGCGCCGCAGGGGCACTCGTAGGCCCGGCGCTCGCCGGCCGCCGTCCGGTAGACGAGCGCCGGTTCGTCCAGGGTGCGGTCGCAGCCGGCCGCCTCGCACGTGATCGCCTCGCCGCCGAGTTTCTCGATCATGGTTCACCGTCCGTGCCGGACACACGTCAAGGCGAGCCAACCGCGCGGTGAAAGTGAAAGTGGCGGGCGCAAAGGATTTGACGACGGAGCACACCCGGGTACACATGTCGCTTTCGTGGCGGGGAGCGGCGGTCGATCCGGGGAACGGTATCCCGACGGCCGCCGAGTGGCAGCCCGTGGAACTGCCGGGCCGACCGGCGGCGTTCGCCGGCGCGGACGCGGTCGCCTACCGGACCGAATTCGCCGATCCGCGCGGGCCCAGGGAGGACCACGCCGCGATCGAACTCGACGGCGTGTACGCTCACGCGCGCGTGTGGTGTAACGGCGAGCAGGTCGCCGAGCACGACGCCTACTTCGAGCCGCTCCGCGTGGACCTCCCCGTCGAGGACGACAACGAGGTGATCGTCGAGTGCCGCCGCCCGGAGGACCGATTCGGCGGCGTCCACGCCACCGACGAGGTCCCCGATGCGGCTGCAGTTCCCGGAGTCTGGTGGGGTGCGAGCCTCGAGACGTATCCGGACCCGTACGTCGAGTCGCTGACGGCGGCTCCGCGCATCGACGACGAGGACG
This genomic interval from Halomicrobium urmianum contains the following:
- a CDS encoding DUF371 domain-containing protein, which translates into the protein MEEAVRARGHEHVSAEHASTLEVTGDDYLTPAGDCILAVEADRVPADFDPEFVAACRDPDATITATIEAGGERATVTGRGDPDLTFESERSHVCRTSDYVDDRTVMVGADAAAADLDRDLVATLADGAEATFTLAVRR